Genomic window (Culex pipiens pallens isolate TS chromosome 3, TS_CPP_V2, whole genome shotgun sequence):
GCGAACAAAAATATTCTACAAAACAAATGGAATTGATAACCAGAGATTTAACGTCTAGGTATAAAAGACCCAGGTGGACCACCCCCAAAAATCATCCTGAGAACAGTGCTCAATCGGAGAGGGCTCAAGATGAGGTGGACTATAGCAGCAGTTGCACTCTGTCTGGTCGCTGTGGCCAGTGCTGGATTCATTCCCACTGGTCAGCGTGCCGTCGGTGATATCAAGTATGGTGAGTATTTCGAAGCGTTTGAACTAAGTGATAAGTTGACCGTTTCTCTTCTTCGCCAGCCGACAAAGACTTCTTGATGAAGCAGAAGTTCTTCTTCGAGGTGCTGCGCAACATCCAGCTGCCGCTCATGTTCGAGGAATATCTCCCGTACACCAAAACCTGGATCGCCGATGAATCAAAGTACATCAACTACAACGAGGTGGTGGAGTTCTTCGACAACTTCAAGCTAGGCTTCCTGACCAAGGGTGAGATCTTCACCATCTACAACTTGACGTACATGAAGCAGACCTACCTGCTGTTCACGTTCTTCTACAACTCGGCCGATTGGGACACTTTCTACAAGAACGTCGTTTGGGCTCGTGAAAATGTCAACGAGGGAATGTTCATTTACGCGCTGACCATGGCCGTCTTCCAACGTCCCGAGCTAAAGGGCTTCGTCCTGCCACCTATCTACGAGATCTACCCGTACTATTTCTTCAACACCGACATGATCCACAAGGCCATGTTCAAGAAGATGTACGAGCCCAAGTTTGGCTTCACCAGCAACGGAAAGTACAACGTGGTTTACTCTAATTATACCGCCGTATATCCGATTGAATACATGGGAGAGGAAAAGCTGAGCTATTTCACCGAGGACATCGGACTCAACTCGTACTACTACTACTTCATGATGGACTATCCGATCTTCATGGGCACCAACAGACTCAACCTGTTCAAGGATCGTCGCGGAGAACAGTATCTGTACATGTACCAGCAGCTGCTTGCTCGCTACTACTTGGAGCGCCAAGCCAACTTTTTGCAACCGCTTGGCGAGTTCCCGTGGGAACAACCCATCAAAACCGGATACTGGCCAAAGCTGAGCTACTGGAACGGAGTGCCATTCAACGGTCGCAAAGACGACTTCACCATTCCCAAGTCAAACtacttcaaatttgatttgctcaAGTCTTACGAAGAACGCATTCGTCAAGTGATCGACCTCGGAACCTATACGATGCCCGACGGAACCGTCATCGACTTCCGCAAGCCAGAATCCATCGACTATCTCGGCAACATGATCAACTCGAACCCGGACAGCTTGAACGATGACTATTTCAAGAACATTGAGATCCTCACCCGCATCGCGTTCAGCGGCAGCGATTTTTACTTCACCGGATCCAAGGTCTGGCCAAGCTCCTTGATGCACTTCGAGACGTCGCTGCGTGATCCTCTGTTTTACCAGCTATACTTCAAGATCATGGGCTTCTACTGGCACTTCAAGGATCTGCTTCCACGTTACACCTTCGATGAGCTGAACTTCAAGGGACTAGAAATCAAGAACGTTGCATTCGACAAGCTGGCAACCTACTTCGAGTACTATGATTCGGACATCAGCAACATCATCCCGATGGGCTTCTCGTCGGACAAGTTCTGGGACTTTTCGGTGCTGGCTCGCCAAAAGCGCATCAACCACAAGCCATTCTCGTACACCATGGATGTGATGTCGGAGTTCGCCGGAAAGGGTGTCGTCCGCATGTTCATGGGACCGAAGATGTACGATATGCAGCAGCTGCAGCACCTGAGAAAGTACTTCTTCCAGGTTGATCAGTATCTGTACGACTTTGTGGCTGGAAAGAACACCATCGTGCGCAACTCTCGTGACTATTACTGGAGCGTCAAGGATCGTACCTCGTACGTTGAGCTGTACAAGAAGATCATGACGGCGTACAAGGGAGGTGAAAAGTTCCCGCTGGACATGTCCGAGGCTCACTGTGGCTTCCCGGATCGTCTGCTGCTGCCGAAGGGTCTTCCGTCTGGCTTCGAGATGACGTTCTACTTTGTCATCACTCCGTACTATGCTCTGAAGGACCAGGAACTTACAAGCTATGACTTCTCTTACAGCTGTGGAATTGGCTCTGGATCGCGGTACATGGATAGCTTGCCGCTTGGATTCCCGCTGGATCGTGACATCGACTTTACCTACTTTTTCACGAAGAACATGTACTACAAGAATGTGATGGTGTATCACTTTGACGAGATGAAAATGAATCAAACTTATTGAAACTGCTCTTATGAATAAAACTTCATAGATATTATGATCAATTTAAACGTGGAACATTTTTTACTAGAAATTAGTCACTTGTTTAAACATAAACATTGCAGTTCTACCTTGGTGCTCCGAGTTCTGATGTTCCCTGACCAAATCCAATTTGCCAAGTTTCCAGCTTTTAAATCATctaattgaatatttgattaaataagctaaaagttagagcaaaaaaaaagcgtcTCGCGGGAGGAAAACTCGCCACGTGCTTCACGTTTCCGgaagtgtatttttctttccaaATTGTTTCCTGGCCCAGTGCTCCAAGGAGTGGGAAAATTAAGAGGGGGATAATTTTAAAGCGACAAACACCGCAACAAACTTTACCTGTTCCATCAAGTGACGCGAAATTGTTTATGTGTTTGCGACGAGGAAAACTCACAAATTTTTCATCGTGGCTGAAAGTAATTATTCCAACGTCGTTTAAGGATTTCGGTTGAAGATTTTGGCACCCAGTTTTAACTTGTGCGCAATTTGATTACTTGTCAAATTAGTTTACTTAGGATCAGAGGTTCGTCAGCGCAATCAACAATTTTCTAcacataatttcaattttagattTCCTAGATAGAACATTTGAAaagaatatgatttttttttgtattttcaatcaTCTTTCTTATTTTAGAACCTCTGTTAGCAAATACAATTATAAACTTTTGCACCTTACCAAAAAGTATTTCCGTGAGACTGTCGgtgacattttaaatttatcactaATGGAAAGAAATGAGGTCACCGCGAGGAAGCGCTCCCTGCACTAACAATCTCATCCTGCTGCCTGggagtcaattataaatttAGCAATCGACGCTTCACATCTTAACGTTATTAGTTAAGTGGGTTTATTCTTGTGACCAGCGTGTCCAGTTCAGTTGTCGGAATTTTCCCCAAGCATGGTAGATCTCCATCGCCAACATGGTGTACGGCACGGATTCCTTGTAACTGAGCTCCGGTGCTGCTGACACGCTTGTCACCACATTCAGATCTGTGTGACTAGGTGGGTCGGTATTGCTTCCTGTGCTGCTGGTGTAAAGTCTTTTTTTGCGTAAAAATAAGGGGtcacatttgtttttttcaattttaggaCTTTATTGTGAGGTTCTAATTCATTAAGTTTTACTTCATACGGATTTTTGCGGGGatttttcaccatttttttaattgctgcgATTTCGTGTACGCAACCCCTCCTGCCAAGGATGTGTATGAACTTCGAATGCCTATCCTTTCCTCTTGGCCAAGTGGTGGACTCTAATGCAATTATTTTGCTTATTAAGTTATGAGAGGAGAGCAGCTCGCTTCCGTAAATTGAATTTCCTGCCATATCCatttaaagtttcaaaagaGTGTGCCGCCttcccatcatcatcatcgtcgtcgccaccACTGTCAGTCAGCAAGTGCTCCCTCTCTAGTGAAGACACACACCCTGGTAAGGGAACATCGAGGCGAACGTCAACAACCGGTATCAGTAGCATATGGGCTTCCGTTTGGCGCTTCCTGGGCGCTGCCACTGAAATGCACACTGCGTTGCTGCCACCGTCGCCCCGAGCAGGGTTAAATAACACAGGAATACTAAatgttggtattacttgggcaaacaACAGGGACGAAATGTGCCATTGGTGTCCctgtaatagatggtaaaatatctTGAAATCATAAAAACATCTTTTATGTATAATACCACAGAGCAATTCTGTACGGAATATGTCATtttacttttgtatttttttatccgactgaaacttttttggtgcctttggtatgcccaaagaaaccattttgcatcattagtttgtccatataatttcccatacacatttggcagcttttcatacaaaaatgccaatttttcagaaa
Coding sequences:
- the LOC120426198 gene encoding hexamerin-1.1-like, yielding MRWTIAAVALCLVAVASAGFIPTGQRAVGDIKYADKDFLMKQKFFFEVLRNIQLPLMFEEYLPYTKTWIADESKYINYNEVVEFFDNFKLGFLTKGEIFTIYNLTYMKQTYLLFTFFYNSADWDTFYKNVVWARENVNEGMFIYALTMAVFQRPELKGFVLPPIYEIYPYYFFNTDMIHKAMFKKMYEPKFGFTSNGKYNVVYSNYTAVYPIEYMGEEKLSYFTEDIGLNSYYYYFMMDYPIFMGTNRLNLFKDRRGEQYLYMYQQLLARYYLERQANFLQPLGEFPWEQPIKTGYWPKLSYWNGVPFNGRKDDFTIPKSNYFKFDLLKSYEERIRQVIDLGTYTMPDGTVIDFRKPESIDYLGNMINSNPDSLNDDYFKNIEILTRIAFSGSDFYFTGSKVWPSSLMHFETSLRDPLFYQLYFKIMGFYWHFKDLLPRYTFDELNFKGLEIKNVAFDKLATYFEYYDSDISNIIPMGFSSDKFWDFSVLARQKRINHKPFSYTMDVMSEFAGKGVVRMFMGPKMYDMQQLQHLRKYFFQVDQYLYDFVAGKNTIVRNSRDYYWSVKDRTSYVELYKKIMTAYKGGEKFPLDMSEAHCGFPDRLLLPKGLPSGFEMTFYFVITPYYALKDQELTSYDFSYSCGIGSGSRYMDSLPLGFPLDRDIDFTYFFTKNMYYKNVMVYHFDEMKMNQTY